From a single Lytechinus pictus isolate F3 Inbred unplaced genomic scaffold, Lp3.0 scaffold_19, whole genome shotgun sequence genomic region:
- the LOC129261200 gene encoding kynurenine/alpha-aminoadipate aminotransferase, mitochondrial-like isoform X1 yields the protein MKMSATKDFDRFFNPIAGSRKPSPIHVLTELLMTGPPTLISLAAGIPNVDMFPFEKSSITLKDGTELQMSSEEMKVAQQYGVTSGYGDLRDWLMALQVKMHNPPTQSRTDGSKLEMAITAGSQHGLCMACEALISRGDKVLAGVPLYSGAIAMMEPLGADIIHVNVDGGGLNPDHLEQVLSRWDPEDSKKEGSDIPRVLYLVPNGDNPTGSCVTLERRKRIYELARKYDLLILEDDAYYFLQFGEERSPSFLSMDDDGRVLRFDSFAKIISAGLRVGVCTGPQAIVTRIIMHMQASVLHTSVLTQLTLYKLLNHWGIDGLLSHVGKVAAFYKQRRDILLAAMDKHLKGLAKWNVPTGGMFVWMELIGINDSYDLISKKAMEKEVLFVPGIAFYPDKTKPSPFIRACFSVCSDDNMEEGIRRLAELLKDEQKTK from the exons atgaaaatgtctGCTACCAAggattttgatagattttttaaCCCCATTGCTGGATCGCGAAAGCCTTCACCAATTCATGTCTTGA CTGAATTGTTGATGACAGGGCCTCCCACCTTGATCTCGCTTGCAGCAGGTATACCTAATGTGGACATGTTTCCCTTTGAGAAGTCAAGCATTACACTCAA GGATGGTACTGAACTTCAAATGTCATCTGAAGAAATGAAAGTAGCACAACAGTATGGTGTCACTTCAGG TTATGGTGACCTCCGTGACTGGCTGATGGCCCTCCAAGTTAAAATGCACAATCCTCCAACACAAAGTAGAACAGATGGCAGCAAACTTGAAATGGCAATTACAGCAGGAAGCCAGCATGGGCTCTGTATG GCATGTGAAGCACTTATATCAAGAGGGGATAAGGTGTTAGCTGGTGTACCCTTATATTCAGGTGCTATAGCAATG ATGGAACCACTTGGGGCAGACATTATTCATGTTAATGTAGACGGTGGCGGTTTGAATCCAGATCATCTAGAACAGGTTCTATCAAGATGGGATCCCGAAGATAGCAAGAAAGAGGG GTCCGATATACCAAGGGTGCTTTATTTGGTTCCTAATGGAGACAATCCCACTGGTAGCTGTGTTACactggaaaggagaaaaagaatttATGAGCTGGCCAGAAAGTATGATCTACTAATCCTTGAAGATGATGCCTATTATTTCTTGCAATTTGGTGAG GAGAGGAGTCCAAGTTTTCTTTCCATGGACGATGACGGGAGGGTTCTCAGATTTGATTCTTTTGCCAAAATAATTTCTGCAGG TCTTCGTGTAGGTGTATGTACTGGTCCTCAGGCGATAGTTACACGTATCATCATGCATATGCAGGCTTCTGTCCTTCATACCAGTGTCCTTACTCAA CTCACCTTGTACAAGTTACTAAATCACTGGGGTATAGATGGACTATTAAGCCATGTAGGGAAAGTAGCAGCCTTCTACAAACAGAGAAGAGATATCCTACTTGCAGCAATGGACAAGCACCTGAAAG GTCTTGCCAAGTGGAATGTTCCGACTGGGGGGATGTTTGTTTGGATGGAACTGATTGGTATAAATGATTCCTATGACCTCATCTCTAAGAAAGCCATGGAGAAAGAAGTCTTGTTTGTCCCTGGTATAGCCTTCTATCCTGATAAGACCAAACCATCTCCATTCATCAGGGCATGTTTCTCTGTCTGTTCTGATGATAACATGGAAGAG